One window of Bacteroidota bacterium genomic DNA carries:
- the lepB gene encoding signal peptidase I: protein MGPYDSERKSVAQIPVQEVAHSAWQERRDILWEWSLALLLAFVAALLIRALLFEAFRIPSESMEETLQVGDFVLVSKVHYGARLPVTVGLPFTNLYLENVGLPTMRMPAFSSVKRNDVIVFNVPTEPYPIDRKTHYIKRVIALPGETLSIVNKVPYIGEEALRMLPEMKQMWRATISPEASFPMQRLKDLGVNQIVMPQRRGDPISFEATDAVAVTVSKWREITDVQPVIRNSRLRSRVFPVGSNFGFDNYGPLYIPKAGEEIALNPLNWTRYKDVIKLHEERDARQLDDDTYEIDGVQTSSYTFEQDYFFVMGDNRDSSLDSRAWGFVPKDHVVGKALFVYFSWNPALDQVRSDRFFYKIK, encoded by the coding sequence ATGGGTCCTTACGATTCCGAGCGCAAATCTGTAGCTCAAATTCCTGTTCAGGAAGTTGCCCATTCTGCGTGGCAAGAACGCAGAGATATCTTGTGGGAGTGGTCTTTGGCCTTGCTCCTCGCCTTTGTAGCAGCGCTACTGATTCGTGCGTTGCTGTTTGAAGCTTTTCGTATTCCATCCGAGTCGATGGAGGAGACGCTGCAAGTGGGAGATTTTGTACTTGTATCAAAAGTGCATTATGGCGCCCGTTTGCCTGTCACAGTAGGCTTGCCCTTTACCAATCTGTATTTGGAAAACGTTGGACTCCCTACGATGCGGATGCCGGCGTTTTCATCGGTAAAGCGCAACGATGTGATTGTTTTTAATGTCCCGACTGAGCCTTACCCTATTGACCGCAAAACGCATTACATCAAACGCGTGATTGCGTTGCCAGGGGAGACCCTTTCTATCGTAAACAAGGTGCCCTACATCGGCGAAGAAGCTTTACGCATGCTGCCAGAAATGAAGCAGATGTGGCGGGCTACGATCAGCCCGGAAGCATCTTTCCCGATGCAGCGACTGAAGGACCTTGGGGTAAACCAGATTGTGATGCCGCAGCGAAGGGGAGACCCGATCAGTTTTGAAGCAACAGATGCTGTAGCTGTAACAGTCAGCAAGTGGCGAGAAATTACAGACGTGCAGCCGGTTATTCGTAATTCCAGGTTACGCTCGCGCGTTTTTCCTGTTGGCAGCAATTTTGGATTTGATAACTATGGTCCGCTTTATATCCCCAAAGCCGGCGAAGAGATTGCCCTCAATCCGCTAAACTGGACGCGATACAAGGACGTGATTAAGCTGCATGAAGAGCGAGATGCACGTCAACTCGATGATGATACGTACGAAATTGATGGCGTCCAGACGTCCTCGTATACGTTCGAGCAGGACTATTTCTTTGTGATGGGTGACAACCGCGACAGCTCACTCGACAGCCGCGCCTGGGGCTTTGTGCCGAAAGATCACGTAGTAGGCAAAGCCCTGTTTGTATACTTCTCCTGGAATCCAGCCCTCGACCAGGTCCGGTCAGACCGCTTCTTCTACAAAATCAAGTAA
- a CDS encoding L,D-transpeptidase has product MKKALLLFLGLFFSSQTLFAQSYISQEALKEMLDYRVESVDELPEVFYNYFKMYNSRGNNVMARNTFFKVIGDGDLDLGKQRSKLVELLNRKLLPNMAIGDTLVVPTVFNTDFRAYSPFPTYYPGGQDFPKLFIIEKSLQAFAAYEHGQLARWGIVNTGSAESQTPNGRYNFNWKTEYRVSSLSPPGEPWEMYWVFNFHLARGIHTHQYAMPTGGPTSHGCVRLIDADAEWVYNWADPWRTSRKGSGYTTSYGRVSQPGTTVLVVGEDPPPGVSPQPFTYENRYPVLERVILPAHPYDIPAGTPLQEYFDKIRLASSN; this is encoded by the coding sequence ATGAAAAAGGCTTTACTCCTGTTTCTGGGGTTATTCTTTAGTTCGCAAACGCTGTTTGCCCAGTCTTATATCAGCCAGGAAGCATTAAAAGAAATGCTGGATTACCGGGTTGAATCAGTTGATGAGTTGCCAGAAGTATTCTACAACTACTTCAAAATGTACAACTCGCGTGGCAACAACGTGATGGCACGCAACACGTTTTTCAAAGTCATAGGCGATGGTGACCTCGACCTGGGCAAACAACGCAGTAAACTGGTAGAATTGCTTAACCGCAAGCTGCTACCCAATATGGCAATTGGTGATACACTGGTTGTACCAACGGTCTTCAATACCGACTTCAGAGCGTATTCCCCGTTCCCTACGTATTATCCTGGGGGGCAGGACTTCCCTAAACTTTTCATCATTGAAAAGTCGCTTCAGGCTTTTGCTGCGTATGAGCACGGCCAATTGGCGCGTTGGGGCATTGTGAATACTGGATCAGCAGAATCTCAGACGCCAAATGGGCGCTACAATTTCAACTGGAAGACAGAATACCGCGTTTCCTCGTTAAGCCCACCGGGTGAACCATGGGAAATGTACTGGGTGTTTAATTTTCACCTCGCACGTGGCATCCATACACACCAGTATGCCATGCCTACGGGCGGCCCTACAAGCCATGGTTGCGTGCGCCTTATCGACGCAGACGCGGAGTGGGTTTACAACTGGGCAGACCCATGGAGAACGTCTAGAAAAGGCAGTGGGTACACAACTTCGTATGGGCGCGTATCGCAGCCCGGCACAACAGTGCTGGTTGTAGGAGAAGACCCGCCGCCAGGGGTAAGCCCGCAGCCGTTCACCTATGAAAACCGGTACCCGGTCCTTGAACGCGTGATTCTGCCGGCACATCCTTACGACATCCCAGCTGGCACACCACTACAGGAATACTTCGACAAAATCAGACTGGCAAGCTCCAACTAA